From Carassius auratus strain Wakin chromosome 10, ASM336829v1, whole genome shotgun sequence, a single genomic window includes:
- the LOC113110228 gene encoding single-stranded DNA-binding protein 2-like isoform X3, whose protein sequence is MPPGEGMPVGPVPPGFFQPFMSPRYPGGPRPPLRIPNQALGGVPGNQPLLPSGMDPSRQQGHPNMGGAMQRMTPPRGMVPLGPQAYGGGMRPPLSALGGPGMPGMNMGPGGRPWPNPPNSNSIPYSSASPGSYVGPPGGGGPPGTPIMPSPADSTNSGENMYTMINTVPPGGNRQNFPIGPGGDGPMGGMTGMEPHHMNGSLGSADMDSMPKNSPGNLSMSNQPGTPRDDGEMGGNFLNPFQNESYSPNMTMSV, encoded by the exons CCTTTCATGTCGCCGCGTTATCCTGGCGGCCCCAGACCTCCTCTCAGAATACCCAACCAG GCGTTAGGTGGAGTCCCTGGAAACCAGCCGTTATTACCCAGTGGTATGGACCCTTCAAGACAACAAG GTCATCCAAATATGGGCGGAGCAATGCAGAGAATGACTCCGCCCAGAGGGATGGTACCTCTTGGGCCACAG GCATATGGAGGAGGCATGAGACCACCACTCAGTGCTCTTGGGGGTCCTGGGATGCCTGGGATGAATAT GGGTCCCGGAGGAAGACCGTGGCCAAATCCACCAAATTCCAACTCG ATCCCGTACTCCTCGGCATCTCCAGGGAGTTATGTG ggTCCACCCGGAGGAGGAGGGCCCCCGGGGACTCCCATCATGCCTAGCCCTGCAG ACTCGACGAACTCTGGAGAAAATATGTACACCATGATCAACACAGTGCCGCCCGGAGGAAACAGGCAAAAT ttcCCTATTGGTCCGGGTGGAGATGGTCCGATGGGCGGCATGAcaggaatggagcctcatcacatGAATGGATCATTAG ggTCAGCTGACATGGACAGTATGCCCAAG AACTCTCCTGGTAACCTAAGCATGAGCAACCAGCCTGGGACTCCCAGAGATGACGGAGAAATGGGCGGAAATTTCCTCAACCCTTTCCAGAATGAGAGT TATTCTCCAAACATGACCATGAGTGTGTGA